A genomic segment from Egibacteraceae bacterium encodes:
- a CDS encoding SIS domain-containing protein: MSQQSTAMVRSAIDDARARRRAPGEAVAAEAERVARACHAMAARFHQGGKLVGFGNGGTTSDAQHVSVEFVHPVIVGKRALPGISLTSDVATITGVANDEGFTEVFAHQLRYLANPEDIALGVSSDGRCANVLRGLQVAKERGLLTVALVGGDGGPIAADPAVDHVLLARSPDPRVVKEVHVTLYHILWELVHVFFEQPGVLSPEVLR, translated from the coding sequence GTGAGCCAGCAGTCGACGGCAATGGTGCGGTCGGCGATCGATGACGCGAGAGCCCGCCGGCGGGCACCCGGCGAGGCGGTGGCGGCCGAAGCCGAGCGCGTTGCGCGAGCCTGCCACGCGATGGCGGCGCGCTTCCACCAGGGCGGCAAGCTCGTCGGCTTCGGCAACGGCGGCACGACCTCGGACGCCCAGCACGTGTCGGTGGAGTTCGTGCACCCCGTCATCGTGGGCAAGCGCGCCCTGCCGGGGATCTCGCTCACCAGCGACGTCGCGACGATCACCGGCGTGGCCAACGACGAGGGCTTCACCGAGGTCTTCGCCCACCAGCTGCGCTACCTCGCCAACCCCGAGGACATCGCGCTGGGGGTCTCCTCCGACGGGCGGTGCGCGAACGTCCTGCGGGGCCTCCAGGTCGCCAAGGAGCGCGGGCTGCTCACCGTCGCGCTCGTCGGCGGTGACGGCGGGCCGATCGCCGCGGATCCCGCCGTCGACCACGTGCTCCTCGCCAGGTCCCCCGATCCCCGTGTCGTGAAGGAGGTCCACGTGACCCTCTACCACATCCTGTGGGAGCTGGTGCACGTGTTCTTCGAGCAGCCGGGCGTGCTGAGCCCCGAGGTCCTGCGGTGA
- a CDS encoding PsbP-related protein, whose amino-acid sequence MRRVLILFGVAFVAGLVAVVAATAGERLITGPDVAGPPDTSTAGDGEAFASFTDERTGFSLSYPADWRRVPVGSPAVRLLVAPPDGDDSILVRVVTLEADVTGDDLPAVRTFTDQLVREGETVEVLGDPTRVEIGGLPGIQYLYTFEDAESGRQGVHSHYFLFDGSTMYTIVLQALPVERFAELAPAFRVVIDSFEVST is encoded by the coding sequence ATGCGGCGCGTACTCATCTTGTTCGGTGTGGCTTTCGTGGCGGGGCTCGTAGCCGTGGTGGCGGCGACGGCGGGCGAGCGGCTCATCACCGGACCCGACGTCGCCGGGCCCCCGGACACGTCGACGGCGGGAGACGGCGAGGCCTTCGCATCCTTCACGGACGAGCGAACCGGCTTCTCGCTGTCCTACCCGGCGGACTGGCGCAGGGTCCCCGTCGGGAGCCCCGCGGTCCGCCTGCTCGTCGCGCCACCCGACGGCGACGACTCCATCCTCGTCCGGGTCGTCACGCTCGAGGCGGACGTGACCGGCGACGATCTTCCCGCCGTACGGACCTTCACCGACCAGCTCGTCCGCGAGGGCGAGACGGTGGAGGTCCTCGGCGACCCGACACGCGTCGAGATCGGGGGCCTGCCGGGCATCCAGTACCTCTACACCTTCGAGGACGCGGAGTCCGGCCGGCAGGGTGTGCACTCCCACTACTTCCTGTTCGACGGGAGCACGATGTACACGATCGTGCTCCAGGCGCTGCCGGTCGAGCGCTTTGCCGAGCTCGCCCCCGCCTTCCGGGTCGTGATCGACAGCTTCGAGGTGTCGACCTGA
- a CDS encoding VWA domain-containing protein — translation MDDPSDHGLAEHVVAFSRELRAAGIAVSAPEIVDALEALPTLPLEHREVVRAGLAGTLCKEPALRPRFDRAFDLYFPSRRGPSTAERVARGGDPTETLTDALRTNDRERLRHLAHDRVQEHGDIESGTNLSEDASVFRALRGLNLDAILNQLYEDEVSGKGYSVLERRAITEDLTERMQAFRDMLTQEVFSEMLAVLNPEELSGRNRRPPPDEVDFLWANQSDLERMRAALVPLARKLTMRLSHRRRRARQGRLDLRRTIRGSLSTGGALVEPRFRRPVAGKPEIVLLCDISGSMRAFAKFTLELTYGLATQFQRVRTFVFVDALDEVTGLLQSAGSFPAALARVESEANVVEGDGQSWYGNCLEQFWQCAGRDIAPRTTVLVMGDARGNFRSTGVEYLERVADRARRLYWLNPEPRDHWDTGDSVMSAFAPACDEVVEVRNLAQLEAFVARAL, via the coding sequence ATGGATGACCCGAGCGACCACGGCCTGGCGGAGCACGTCGTCGCCTTCTCCCGCGAGCTGCGGGCCGCCGGCATCGCGGTGTCGGCGCCGGAGATCGTCGACGCGCTCGAGGCGTTGCCGACCCTGCCGCTCGAGCACCGGGAGGTCGTGCGGGCGGGCCTGGCGGGAACCCTCTGCAAGGAACCGGCGCTGCGCCCGCGTTTCGATCGCGCCTTCGACCTCTACTTCCCGTCGCGCCGCGGCCCGTCGACGGCCGAGCGCGTGGCGCGTGGCGGTGACCCGACCGAGACGCTCACCGACGCGCTGCGCACGAACGACCGCGAACGCCTGCGTCACCTTGCCCACGACCGGGTCCAGGAGCACGGCGACATCGAGTCGGGGACGAACCTCAGCGAGGACGCGTCGGTCTTCCGGGCCCTGCGGGGCCTGAACCTCGACGCCATCCTCAACCAGCTCTACGAGGACGAGGTGAGCGGCAAGGGCTACTCCGTCCTCGAGCGCCGGGCCATCACCGAGGACCTCACCGAGCGGATGCAGGCCTTCCGGGACATGCTCACCCAAGAGGTGTTCTCGGAGATGCTCGCCGTGCTCAACCCCGAGGAGCTCTCGGGACGCAACCGCAGGCCCCCGCCCGACGAGGTCGACTTCCTCTGGGCCAACCAGTCCGACCTCGAGCGCATGCGCGCGGCCCTCGTACCGCTCGCCCGCAAACTCACCATGCGGTTGTCCCACCGGCGCCGGCGTGCCAGGCAGGGGCGGCTGGACCTTCGCCGCACCATCCGCGGATCGCTGTCCACCGGCGGCGCGCTCGTCGAGCCGCGATTCCGCCGCCCGGTCGCCGGCAAGCCCGAGATCGTCCTGCTCTGCGACATCTCCGGCTCGATGCGGGCCTTCGCCAAGTTCACGCTGGAGCTCACCTACGGGCTCGCCACGCAGTTCCAGCGGGTCCGCACCTTCGTGTTCGTCGACGCCCTCGACGAGGTGACCGGCCTGCTGCAGTCCGCGGGGAGCTTTCCCGCCGCGCTCGCCCGGGTCGAGAGCGAGGCGAACGTCGTGGAGGGCGACGGGCAGTCGTGGTACGGCAACTGCCTCGAACAGTTCTGGCAGTGCGCCGGCAGGGACATCGCGCCACGCACGACGGTCCTCGTCATGGGCGACGCGCGGGGCAACTTCCGCAGCACCGGCGTCGAGTACCTCGAGCGTGTCGCCGACCGCGCCCGCCGGCTGTACTGGCTGAACCCCGAGCCACGGGACCACTGGGACACGGGCGACTCGGTCATGAGCGCGTTCGCGCCGGCGTGTGACGAGGTCGTGGAGGTACGCAACCTCGCCCAGCTCGAGGCGTTCGTGGCGCGGGCGCTGTGA
- a CDS encoding tetratricopeptide repeat protein, translated as MEMRAPATPEQKLADLEDRLKATPRAARPLEHAALRHSIGLAYAELPSGDRHTNLQRAVASYRQALKLFGAQRFPVEHGRVQTALGAALRELGERDQAVEACARAVELLAGGQAPGDLGAALNNLGLTQSDLGRHEEAVVSLRQAVAVFTAAKESRQRPMALHNLGQAQAASGDHAGAVETYEQAISETDDESLPYQWALLQHARGVSLTALGEGRQAAGAFEAALGVFTRQRYPFPHALAKNNLGLAYAQLGDVTSLRRALAAYSDAVRLLDPRLHRPQWEQTYRNLELAESALEAQGLKATRTEHFVALLAEVDDRERLALLRRRLLDLLGQPDKQRDEQLAELDLAVLRLDEQAGKQVTATWLEVLMELPDDLLIAGLKARMNALAHLDDDEEREQAAETLERVISSELLAPQRIRVRDMLETMGYERP; from the coding sequence ATGGAGATGAGGGCACCGGCGACGCCGGAGCAGAAGCTTGCCGACCTCGAGGATCGGCTGAAGGCAACGCCGCGTGCGGCGCGGCCCCTCGAGCACGCGGCGCTGCGCCACTCGATCGGTCTGGCCTATGCCGAGCTTCCCTCGGGGGACCGCCACACGAACCTCCAGCGCGCGGTCGCGTCGTACCGGCAGGCCCTGAAGCTGTTCGGCGCCCAGCGCTTCCCCGTCGAGCACGGCCGCGTGCAGACCGCCCTGGGCGCGGCGTTGCGCGAGCTCGGTGAGCGGGACCAGGCGGTCGAGGCGTGCGCCCGAGCGGTCGAGCTGCTCGCCGGCGGACAGGCGCCGGGCGACCTCGGGGCCGCGCTGAACAACCTGGGGCTCACGCAGAGCGACCTCGGCCGGCACGAGGAGGCGGTCGTAAGCCTCCGGCAGGCGGTCGCGGTGTTCACCGCCGCGAAGGAGTCGCGTCAGCGGCCGATGGCGCTGCACAACCTCGGGCAGGCGCAGGCGGCCTCCGGCGACCACGCAGGAGCGGTCGAGACCTACGAGCAGGCCATCAGCGAGACCGACGACGAGTCACTGCCCTACCAGTGGGCGCTGCTTCAGCACGCCCGCGGCGTGTCGCTCACCGCGCTGGGCGAGGGACGTCAGGCCGCCGGGGCGTTCGAGGCTGCTCTAGGGGTGTTCACGCGGCAGCGCTACCCGTTCCCGCACGCGCTCGCGAAGAACAACCTCGGTCTCGCCTACGCCCAGCTCGGCGACGTCACGTCGCTGCGCAGGGCGCTCGCCGCCTACAGCGACGCGGTGCGCCTCCTCGACCCCCGACTGCACCGCCCGCAGTGGGAGCAGACCTACCGCAACCTCGAGCTCGCCGAGTCGGCGCTCGAGGCCCAGGGCCTGAAGGCCACGCGGACCGAGCACTTCGTCGCCCTGCTCGCCGAGGTCGACGACCGCGAGCGGCTCGCGCTGCTCCGCCGGCGGCTGCTCGACCTGCTCGGGCAGCCCGACAAGCAGCGCGACGAGCAGCTGGCGGAGCTCGACCTGGCGGTGCTGAGGCTCGACGAGCAGGCGGGGAAGCAGGTCACCGCGACGTGGCTCGAGGTGCTCATGGAGCTGCCCGACGATCTGCTCATCGCCGGGTTGAAGGCCCGCATGAACGCGCTCGCGCACCTCGACGACGACGAGGAGCGCGAGCAGGCGGCGGAGACACTCGAACGGGTCATCTCCTCCGAGCTGCTCGCCCCCCAGCGCATCCGCGTTCGCGACATGCTCGAGACCATGGGGTACGAGCGGCCATGA
- a CDS encoding MoxR family ATPase gives MAAPATGVEIASVEQAADVLRRGGYLADAATATTVYLAARLGKPLLIEGPAGTGKTELAVALASSTGARLVRLQCYEGLDETKVLYEWNYRKQLLGLQAGGNGQGAGLDDVFSEPFLLSRPVLDAIRAPDPVVLLIDEVDRIEMETEALLLEVLADFQVTIPELGRISATARPVTILTSNATRELSEALKRRCLYQWMDYPSVERERAIILSRVPGISEQLAEQVVRMVQAMRSLELKKPPSIAETLDWAATLVDLGLSPTDRETLVRTGGTLLKHRVDQATVERELAERDDG, from the coding sequence ATGGCCGCTCCCGCGACGGGGGTCGAGATCGCGTCGGTCGAGCAGGCCGCCGACGTGCTGCGCCGGGGGGGCTACCTCGCCGACGCCGCCACGGCCACGACCGTGTATCTCGCGGCGAGGCTCGGCAAGCCATTGCTCATCGAGGGCCCGGCCGGCACCGGCAAGACCGAGCTCGCCGTGGCACTCGCGAGCTCCACGGGCGCGCGGCTGGTGCGGTTGCAGTGCTACGAGGGCCTGGACGAGACGAAGGTCCTCTACGAGTGGAACTACCGCAAGCAGCTGCTCGGGCTGCAGGCCGGGGGCAACGGCCAGGGTGCCGGCCTCGACGACGTCTTCAGCGAGCCGTTCCTGCTGTCCCGTCCGGTCCTCGACGCCATCCGGGCCCCCGATCCCGTCGTGCTGCTCATCGACGAGGTCGACCGCATCGAGATGGAGACCGAGGCGCTGCTGCTCGAGGTGCTGGCGGACTTCCAGGTCACCATCCCCGAGCTCGGACGTATCAGCGCGACGGCCCGGCCGGTCACCATCCTCACCTCGAACGCCACGCGCGAGCTGTCCGAGGCACTCAAGCGCCGCTGCCTCTACCAGTGGATGGACTACCCGTCGGTGGAGCGCGAACGGGCGATCATCCTGTCCCGCGTTCCGGGCATCTCCGAGCAGCTCGCCGAGCAGGTGGTGCGCATGGTCCAGGCCATGCGCAGCCTCGAGCTGAAGAAGCCACCGTCGATCGCCGAGACGCTCGACTGGGCGGCGACCCTCGTTGACCTCGGGCTGTCGCCCACGGACCGGGAGACGCTCGTCCGCACCGGTGGAACGCTGCTCAAGCACCGTGTGGACCAGGCGACCGTGGAGCGCGAGCTCGCTGAGAGAGACGATGGATGA
- a CDS encoding helix-hairpin-helix domain-containing protein has translation MGLFDKIAGKPDKEESNVEQDAARQLEAARRDTAQQLGGSRTGGGFSGAPPMSLGSRPPTASAPAATPEPAPPATPPPGFPTPPAANPFATGGASATPQEERRSITDMALQDLQRQRQSAPSQTPYIKTARLPENELERRRPPAPGESLPGVPPPHIPSEDLRDQALREILERKERLDREYRARQAQQHGVSGGEEGSAPGAPAALAGPAAPTGPKTKLHGLARKKLSRPAPGAVSGTAPSQPPAPAAALQQAAAPPPQETAAPQPRRALKKLVKPAAVPEAAPAAAPTPAPPAAPAPAANGAPSIAAALTGVKGVGPKILRGLEEHFDSVQEIKEADLAALTAVNGIGPALAARIQSSL, from the coding sequence ATGGGGCTCTTCGACAAGATCGCAGGCAAGCCGGACAAAGAGGAAAGCAACGTCGAGCAGGATGCTGCCCGGCAGCTCGAGGCCGCCCGCCGGGACACCGCGCAGCAGCTCGGGGGAAGCCGCACCGGCGGTGGGTTCTCCGGTGCACCGCCCATGTCGCTCGGCTCCCGCCCGCCGACGGCTTCCGCTCCGGCGGCAACACCCGAGCCGGCCCCGCCGGCGACACCGCCGCCGGGCTTCCCGACGCCGCCCGCGGCGAACCCCTTCGCCACGGGGGGCGCCTCCGCGACGCCGCAGGAGGAGCGCCGGAGCATCACCGACATGGCCCTGCAGGACCTCCAGCGCCAGCGTCAGTCGGCGCCGAGCCAGACCCCCTACATCAAGACCGCCCGCCTTCCCGAGAACGAGCTCGAGCGGCGCCGCCCGCCGGCGCCGGGGGAGTCGCTTCCCGGCGTTCCCCCTCCCCACATCCCCTCGGAGGATCTCCGCGATCAGGCGCTGCGCGAGATCCTCGAGCGCAAGGAACGACTTGACCGCGAGTACCGGGCACGCCAGGCGCAGCAGCACGGCGTGAGCGGTGGCGAAGAAGGTTCCGCGCCCGGCGCGCCGGCGGCCCTCGCAGGTCCTGCGGCTCCGACCGGTCCGAAGACCAAGCTCCACGGGCTCGCGCGCAAGAAGCTCAGCCGGCCCGCGCCGGGCGCGGTGAGCGGCACAGCGCCGTCGCAACCCCCGGCCCCGGCCGCGGCACTGCAGCAGGCCGCGGCCCCACCACCGCAGGAGACCGCGGCGCCGCAGCCGCGACGCGCGTTGAAGAAGCTCGTCAAGCCCGCCGCAGTTCCCGAGGCGGCCCCCGCCGCAGCGCCGACCCCGGCACCGCCCGCGGCCCCGGCCCCTGCCGCGAACGGAGCCCCGTCGATCGCGGCTGCGCTCACGGGGGTGAAGGGCGTCGGGCCGAAGATCCTGCGCGGGCTCGAGGAGCACTTCGACTCGGTGCAGGAGATCAAGGAAGCCGACCTCGCCGCGCTGACCGCGGTGAACGGCATCGGCCCAGCGCTCGCTGCGCGCATCCAGTCCTCGCTGTAG
- a CDS encoding HypC/HybG/HupF family hydrogenase formation chaperone, producing MCLGIPGKIVELVDPDNGIAKADVNGVRRNVSIQLIPKEEGGVEVGDWVLIHVGFAMSKIDEQEAEDTFRFLEQLGAMYEEELSDLAKSDIE from the coding sequence ATGTGTCTCGGCATTCCCGGCAAGATCGTGGAGCTGGTCGACCCCGACAACGGGATCGCCAAGGCGGACGTGAACGGGGTGCGCCGCAACGTCTCCATCCAGCTCATCCCCAAGGAAGAAGGCGGCGTCGAGGTCGGTGACTGGGTCCTGATCCACGTCGGCTTCGCGATGTCGAAGATCGACGAGCAGGAGGCCGAGGACACCTTCCGGTTCCTCGAGCAGCTCGGTGCCATGTACGAGGAGGAGCTCTCCGACCTCGCCAAGAGCGACATCGAGTAG
- a CDS encoding hydrogenase maturation protease: MDVLVAGVGQVLRGDDGFGVEVARRLATLDLGKSVRVIETGTGGINLVTALYDPTDVLIVLDAVDHGRPPGTVMVIEPEVADVDDLPQLARWDFLADMHYTKPESAFMLAKALGVLPERFLLVGCQPQETETLEVGLSPAVARAVEVAIAEVRRLLDQLLQGNS; the protein is encoded by the coding sequence ATGGACGTGCTCGTGGCCGGTGTCGGCCAGGTGCTGCGGGGGGACGACGGGTTCGGGGTGGAGGTCGCCCGCCGTCTCGCAACGCTCGACCTCGGTAAGTCGGTCCGGGTGATCGAGACCGGCACGGGTGGGATCAACCTCGTGACGGCCCTGTACGATCCGACCGACGTGCTCATCGTCCTCGACGCGGTCGACCACGGCCGCCCGCCGGGCACCGTGATGGTCATCGAGCCGGAGGTCGCCGACGTGGACGACCTCCCTCAGCTGGCCCGGTGGGACTTCCTCGCCGACATGCACTACACGAAGCCCGAAAGCGCCTTCATGCTCGCCAAGGCCCTGGGCGTGCTGCCCGAGCGGTTCCTGCTCGTCGGCTGCCAGCCGCAGGAGACGGAGACGCTCGAGGTCGGGCTGTCACCGGCGGTCGCCCGAGCGGTGGAGGTCGCGATCGCGGAGGTCCGGCGTCTGCTCGACCAGCTGCTCCAGGGCAACTCATGA
- the hypE gene encoding hydrogenase expression/formation protein HypE translates to MTDQAHSGPPVPGDVQERSADWAEEAIREHEEFHELAPHTPGEEHLSREEQVLQKIERARARRARIKETRITMSHGAGGKATQTLIDAVFLESFRNPTLERMEDQALLDVGGTRLAFTTDSFVVSPLFFPGGNIGDLAVNGTVNDLAVSGARPLSLSAAFILEEGFPIEDLRRIVETMATAAAAAGVQIVTGDTKVVPRGKGDGCYINTAGVGVLERDISLSATSAQPGDAIIVSGPVGEHGVTVMLARGELEIESDVVSDTAPLHELVDRLLDATRGVRCMRDATRGGVATVLNEIAKASQTAAVLDEGKVPMRPDVFGATEILGIDALYVACEGRMVVVVDGAEADAALEALHSHPLGKGAAVIGSVKEDPPGLVLLKTTFGGTRIVDVLVGDPLPRIC, encoded by the coding sequence ATGACCGACCAAGCGCACTCCGGCCCCCCCGTCCCCGGCGACGTGCAGGAGCGCTCCGCCGACTGGGCGGAGGAGGCCATCCGCGAGCACGAGGAGTTCCACGAGCTCGCCCCCCACACGCCGGGCGAGGAGCACCTGTCCCGTGAGGAGCAGGTGCTCCAGAAGATCGAGCGGGCCCGGGCGCGCCGGGCGCGGATCAAGGAAACGCGCATAACGATGTCGCACGGGGCGGGCGGCAAGGCCACCCAGACGCTCATCGACGCGGTCTTCCTCGAAAGCTTCCGCAACCCCACCCTCGAGCGCATGGAGGACCAGGCGCTGCTCGACGTGGGTGGCACCCGCCTGGCATTCACGACCGACTCGTTCGTCGTCTCGCCGCTCTTCTTCCCCGGTGGCAACATCGGCGACCTCGCCGTCAACGGCACGGTCAATGACCTCGCGGTGTCGGGCGCGCGCCCGCTGAGCCTGTCAGCCGCATTCATCCTCGAGGAGGGCTTCCCGATCGAGGACCTGCGACGCATCGTCGAGACGATGGCGACCGCAGCCGCTGCGGCCGGGGTCCAGATCGTCACCGGGGACACGAAGGTGGTGCCCCGCGGCAAGGGCGACGGCTGCTACATCAACACCGCCGGCGTCGGCGTGCTCGAGCGGGACATCAGCCTGTCCGCGACGAGCGCGCAGCCCGGCGACGCGATCATCGTCTCCGGCCCGGTGGGCGAGCACGGGGTCACCGTCATGCTCGCCCGCGGAGAGCTCGAGATCGAGTCCGACGTCGTCTCCGACACCGCGCCGCTCCACGAGCTCGTGGATCGGCTGCTCGACGCGACGAGGGGGGTGCGCTGCATGCGCGACGCCACCCGCGGCGGCGTCGCCACCGTGCTCAACGAGATCGCAAAGGCGTCCCAGACGGCCGCGGTGCTCGATGAGGGCAAGGTGCCGATGCGCCCGGACGTGTTCGGGGCGACGGAGATCCTCGGCATCGACGCCCTCTACGTCGCCTGCGAAGGGCGCATGGTCGTCGTCGTCGACGGCGCGGAGGCCGACGCCGCGCTCGAGGCCCTCCACTCGCACCCGCTCGGCAAGGGCGCTGCGGTCATCGGCTCGGTGAAGGAGGACCCGCCGGGGCTCGTGCTGCTGAAGACGACCTTCGGCGGCACCCGGATCGTCGACGTCCTCGTCGGCGACCCGCTCCCCCGCATCTGCTGA
- a CDS encoding SIS domain-containing protein: MDADDQVGGIEALYPFLYADASNVDAVLAEVRRSTVAKAAEIVALREEVFDLHAERLVACAEAMAASFAAGGRLFAFGNGGSSTDAQDVVNTFLHPGLPTGPAVRPLPALSLTGDVAVLTALSNDVGFDVVYARQIAAFSRAGDIAFGLSTSGGSANVLRAFDEASRRGLVTVGLAGYDGGQMADADTIDYLFVVPSSSVHRIQEAQTTLYHVLWELTQTALEGRGAKL, encoded by the coding sequence GTGGACGCCGACGACCAGGTCGGGGGCATCGAGGCCCTCTACCCCTTCCTCTACGCCGACGCGTCCAACGTCGACGCCGTGCTCGCCGAGGTGCGCCGCTCCACGGTGGCCAAGGCCGCCGAGATCGTGGCGCTGCGCGAGGAGGTCTTCGACCTCCACGCCGAGCGGCTCGTCGCCTGCGCCGAGGCGATGGCCGCCTCCTTTGCCGCCGGCGGCAGGCTCTTCGCGTTCGGCAACGGCGGTTCGAGCACGGACGCCCAGGACGTCGTCAACACCTTCCTCCACCCCGGCCTCCCCACCGGACCGGCCGTCCGTCCGCTGCCGGCGCTGTCGCTCACCGGCGACGTGGCCGTGCTGACGGCCCTGTCCAACGACGTCGGGTTCGACGTCGTCTACGCTCGGCAGATCGCCGCCTTCTCCCGCGCCGGCGACATCGCGTTCGGGCTGTCGACGAGCGGCGGGTCGGCGAACGTGCTGCGGGCGTTCGACGAGGCCTCGCGACGCGGCCTCGTCACCGTGGGGCTCGCCGGCTACGACGGGGGCCAGATGGCTGACGCCGACACCATCGACTACCTGTTCGTTGTGCCGTCCTCCTCGGTGCACCGCATCCAGGAGGCCCAGACCACGCTGTACCACGTCCTGTGGGAACTCACCCAGACGGCCCTGGAAGGGCGAGGAGCGAAGCTATGA
- the hypD gene encoding hydrogenase formation protein HypD gives MKFVDEYRDAEIAKRLAKEIAELAGSREYKFMEVCGGHTHTIYRHGLEDYLPENVHLIHGPGCPVCVIPMGRVDDAIAIAEQDDVIMTSFGDMMRVPGGRGSFFDSNAAGADIRMVYSPLDALKIARNNRDKRVVFMAIGFETTAPSTAATVLRAAAEGLDNFSIFCNHVTIIPAIKAILDSPDLRLDGFIGPGHVSTVIGCRPYEFIPRDYGKPIVCSGFEPLDILQGVYMILKQIQEGRSEVENQYSRVVPWDGNRRALEVIGRTMELRPYFEWRGLGFISQSAMQVREEYAAFDAERVFDVPGVRVADPKACQCGEVLKGVLRPWECKVFGTACTPETPIGTCMVSSEGACAAYYNFGRFTRERVREATVT, from the coding sequence ATGAAGTTCGTCGACGAGTACCGCGACGCCGAGATCGCCAAGCGCCTGGCGAAGGAGATCGCCGAGCTCGCGGGGTCTCGGGAGTACAAGTTCATGGAGGTGTGCGGGGGTCACACGCACACCATCTACCGCCACGGCCTCGAGGACTACCTGCCCGAGAACGTGCACCTCATCCACGGCCCCGGCTGTCCCGTCTGCGTGATCCCGATGGGGCGGGTCGACGACGCGATCGCCATCGCCGAGCAGGACGACGTCATCATGACCTCGTTCGGCGACATGATGCGCGTGCCCGGCGGACGCGGCTCGTTCTTCGACTCGAACGCCGCCGGGGCGGACATCCGCATGGTGTACTCCCCGCTCGACGCGCTGAAGATCGCGCGCAACAACCGTGACAAGCGCGTCGTGTTCATGGCGATCGGCTTCGAGACCACGGCCCCCTCGACCGCGGCGACCGTGCTGCGTGCGGCCGCCGAGGGCCTCGACAACTTCTCCATCTTCTGCAACCACGTGACGATCATCCCGGCGATCAAGGCGATCCTCGACTCACCGGACCTGCGCCTCGACGGCTTCATCGGACCCGGCCACGTGTCGACGGTGATCGGCTGCCGCCCCTACGAGTTCATTCCCCGGGACTACGGCAAGCCGATCGTCTGCTCAGGCTTCGAGCCGCTCGACATCCTCCAGGGCGTCTACATGATCCTCAAGCAGATCCAGGAGGGCCGCTCGGAGGTGGAGAACCAGTACAGCCGCGTGGTGCCCTGGGACGGCAACCGCCGTGCCCTCGAGGTCATCGGCCGCACGATGGAGCTCCGCCCGTACTTCGAGTGGCGCGGGCTCGGCTTCATCTCCCAGTCGGCGATGCAGGTCCGCGAGGAGTACGCCGCCTTCGACGCCGAGCGCGTCTTCGACGTCCCCGGGGTCCGCGTGGCCGACCCGAAGGCCTGCCAGTGCGGTGAGGTCCTGAAGGGTGTGCTGAGGCCGTGGGAGTGCAAGGTGTTCGGCACCGCGTGCACACCGGAGACCCCGATCGGCACCTGCATGGTGTCGAGCGAGGGCGCCTGCGCCGCGTACTACAACTTCGGGCGCTTTACGCGTGAGCGCGTCCGGGAGGCGACCGTCACATGA
- a CDS encoding DUF6390 family protein: protein MAPTSTAPGNAGALLFARYAYPPNARGYCGPADHRALLEYGATGAVDPGLRELARGFSGAWPYYQLIATAAGIDDPLDPRVGEAYWVGSPLLDQVDMSVFGRSLESRFRGPAGKAWGRLAEAVPAGGVPHHSFHVFCVYPWIGLLGAGVQGEKALEVLDRCRIRWGQVVTASGDQVVVGSRPLRWDGRSLSLGPRRLETATRAERGLAFVAKPAAGDWVSLHWDWMCERLTPARLRHLVTYTARTLRLANQRLSRSGAAALLG from the coding sequence ATGGCTCCGACATCCACGGCACCGGGCAACGCCGGGGCCCTGCTGTTCGCCCGGTACGCCTACCCGCCGAACGCCCGCGGCTACTGCGGCCCGGCGGACCACCGGGCCCTTCTCGAGTACGGGGCGACCGGAGCCGTCGACCCCGGCCTGCGCGAGCTCGCCCGGGGCTTCTCCGGCGCGTGGCCCTACTATCAGCTCATCGCCACGGCTGCGGGGATCGACGACCCGCTCGACCCCCGGGTGGGAGAGGCTTACTGGGTGGGCAGCCCGCTGCTCGACCAGGTCGACATGAGCGTGTTCGGCCGGTCCCTCGAGAGCCGCTTCCGGGGCCCGGCGGGCAAGGCGTGGGGCCGCCTGGCCGAGGCCGTTCCCGCTGGTGGGGTGCCCCATCACAGCTTCCACGTGTTCTGCGTGTACCCGTGGATCGGACTGCTCGGGGCGGGGGTCCAGGGGGAGAAGGCGCTCGAGGTCCTCGACCGCTGCCGCATCCGCTGGGGACAGGTCGTGACGGCGAGCGGGGACCAGGTCGTCGTGGGCAGCCGGCCCCTGCGCTGGGACGGCCGGTCGCTGAGCCTCGGGCCGCGGCGGCTGGAGACGGCCACGCGGGCCGAGCGCGGACTGGCCTTCGTCGCGAAGCCGGCGGCCGGCGACTGGGTGTCGCTGCACTGGGACTGGATGTGCGAACGGCTCACGCCCGCCCGCCTGCGCCATCTCGTCACCTACACCGCGCGGACGCTGCGACTCGCCAACCAGCGGTTGAGCCGCTCAGGGGCGGCCGCCCTCCTGGGCTGA